In the genome of Aspergillus flavus chromosome 8, complete sequence, one region contains:
- a CDS encoding putative monooxygenase → MDPVLIVGAGIVGLTLGQALKKKGIPFEIYERDSTPDARGQGWAITLHWALEYLQQMLPADVLARIQDVQVDPDVALNDNGNFLFINLATGEPKFKIPPSVRWRVNREKMRKALLHGIEDRVHWDRRVVGVDLETLPEKVNLKFDDGSSATGRMVVGVEGSRSAIRQMLRPDAYSNVLLPIRFTGVAVDLSPEDIKPLRSMDPLLFQGCHPETGAFFWFSMLETPHVNGTVGTDHERYRAQICMSWPVHTSADEVAHTDEGRLANMKRRAEGFVPVLRNAVQKIPEGTPVLEIKLADWECLDWDNNNGRVTLAGDAAHAMTMYRGEAANHGLLDAFHLADAIAQIYSGQTGQKAALDMYETEMRMRTKRAVRLSRQACRDAHSWEQLNEHSAILTKRSVVGESARLA, encoded by the exons ATGGATCCTGTTCTTATTGTTGGCGCCGGCATTGTCGGCTTAACCCTCGGCCAGGCGTTAAAGAAG AAAGGCATACCTTTCGAAATATATGAGCGAGACTCCACACCCGATGCTCGTGGTCAAGGCTGGGCTATCACCCTCCATTGGGCGCTGGAATATCTTCAGCAGATGCTCCCCGCAGACGTTCTAGCCCGGATTCAAGATGTCCAGGTCGATCCGGACGTTGCCCTGAACGATAATgggaattttcttttcatcaatCTTGCCACGGGAGAGCCGAAATTCAAGATCCCGCCCTCTGTGCGGTGGCGCGTAAACCgtgagaagatgagaaaggcCTTGCTCCACGGAATCGAAGACCGGGTACACTGGGATCGAAGAGTGGTGGGCGTGGATCTAGAGACTCTACCAGAAAAGGTAAACTTGAAGTTTGACGACGGATCCTCTGCGACTGGAAGAATGGTCGTGGGGGTCGAGGGAAGTCGGTCAGCGATCAGACAAATGTTAAGACCTGATGCGTATAGTAACGTACTGTTACCAATCCGATTTACAGGAGTAGCTGTGGATCTCTCCCCGGAGGACATCAAACCGCTTCGCTCTATGGATCCGCTTCTGTTTCAAGGATGTCATCCTGAGACGGGGGCCTTCTTCTGGTTTTCTATGCTGGAGACTCCGCACGTGAATGGAACAGTTGGGACAGATCATGAACGATATCGAGCGCAGATCTGCATGTCCTGGCCGGTACATACCTCCGCTGACGAGGTAGCTCATACTGATGAGGGCCGTCTGGCCAATATGAAGCGCCGGGCCGAGGGCTTTGTACCCGTTTTGAGAAATGCAGTTCAAAAAATACCTGAGGGGACCCCCGTACTAGAGATCAAACTGGCTGACTGGGAGTGCCTGGACTGGGATAACAATAATGGCCGTGTGACGCTGGCTGGAGACGCTGCACATGCTATGACAATGT ATCGTGGTGAGGCTGCAAACCACGGACTCCTGGATGCATTCCATCTGGCGGATGCCATCGCTCAAATTTACTCTGGACAAACTGGCCAAAAGGCTGCACTGGACATGTACGAAACAGAAATGAGAATGCGTACAAAGCGGGCGGTGCGATTAAGTCGACAGGCATGTCGTGATGCGCATTCTTGGGAGCAATTAAATGAGCACTCGGCGATATTGACAAAAAGATCAGTTGTCGGCGAATCTGCACGCTTGGCGTGA
- a CDS encoding esterase, with the protein MTAHEALNPIHPSVLPHLDPVFIKLYNENVANTPNKPIDLAILRSKYSVLYSYGTGPAPDPARIYDATVPGYNGDLIPVRVYEPSSPGPWPVHIDFHGGGWGLGDLDTEAHICKHLSVKADVCVIDIGYRLVPEQPFPIGIQDSFAALEYIHAQGASKFNIDTTRISLGGVSAGGNIALIVAHLARDASIPLKLVAVGTPVIDDISKYASASESPYPSVQQMEHAPTLNWARLKWFDNLKWESLSSDVGLRKEQLDKISWYANAMNAPSFTNLPKTVIYTAGCDPLRDEGEAYAMKLVEGGNEVTLKRFEGVPHPFMHMDNDLWQAKEFIDKTAAHIRVALH; encoded by the exons ATGACAGCACACGAAGCCCTGAACCCTATCCACCCGTCCGTCCTGCCTCATTTGGACCCCGTCTTTATCAAACTCTACAATGAAAATGTCGCCAACACCCCCAACAAGCCCATAGACTTGGCCATTCTTCGATCAAAATATTCCGTGTTATATTCTTATGGTACCGGGCCAGCCCCCGATCCAGCTAGAATATACGATGCAACCGTGCCGGGATATAATGGCGATTTGATTCCAGTGCGAGTATACGAGCCATCGTCTCCGGGGCCTTGGCCGGTGCATATTGATTTTCATGGCGGTG GCTGGGGCCTTGGCGACCTCGACACTGAAGCTCATATCTGCAAGCATCTGTCCGTCAAAGCGGACGTTTGTGTAATCGACATTGGTTACCGGCTGGTCCCAGAACAGCCGTTTCCCATTGGCATCCAAGACTCCTTTGCTGCCCTGGAATACATTCATGCCCAGGGCGCTTCCAAGTTCAACATTGACACGACCCGCATCTCCCTTGGCGGTGTCTCAGCTGGAGGAAACATCGCCCTGATCGTGGCCCACCTTGCAAGGGATGCCAGCATCCCTCTGAAACTCGTCGCGGTGGGCACACCCGTCATTGACGATATCTCCAAGTACGCCTCTGCAAGCGAGTCTCCATACCCCTCTGTCCAACAGATGGAGCACGCGCCCACTCTCAACTGGGCCAGGTTGAAGTGGTTCGATAATCTCAAATGGGAAAGCCTTTCCAGCGATGTGGGTTTGAGGAAGGAGCAATTAGATAAAATCAGCTGGTATGCGAATGCAATGAATGCGCCTAGTTTCACCAACCTACCCAAGACGGTGATCTACACTGCTGGCTGTGATCCGCTacgagatgaaggagaggcGTACGCAATGAAGCTAGTGGAGGGTGGCAATGAAGTTACGCTTAAAAGGTTTGAAGGCGTGCCACACCCTTTCATGCATATGGATAACG ACTTATGGCAGGCGAAGGAGTTTATAGACAAGACGGCTGCGCATATTCGGGTTGCGTTACATTAG
- a CDS encoding putative NAD dependent epimerase/dehydratase (unnamed protein product), translating into MSKILVTGANGFIAAHCISLLLSTNHHVRGTVRSEQKATATQAALTAAGVDITNLELVVISDPTDVTQFAPAVAGCKGILHLASAFSYDATPEEFEEKLLIPALKGTVTVCEAASQYPEVKKVVIMSSFAAVYDASLGPQPGRVYTEKDWCPLTYEEGKNASLVPIAYRASKVIAEKAAWDYVRDHEVSYQLVTLCPGMVFGKMIHPIESLSQLNASNQIVWDVLKGNGIPPTKAPVWIDVEDLARTSLQALTVDLPSHQRFLVTEGSYDTQEIADIVRKELPESQDRIAEGEPGKRIKDTHYSCDSGKVQLMLDVRFKPLKESLVALARQLYALEQAS; encoded by the exons ATGTCTAAAATTCTAGTAACAGGCGCCAATGGCTTCATTGCCGCGCACTgcatctctctccttctttccacAAACCACCACGTCCGCGGCACAGTCCGCTCCGAACAAAAGGCGACCGCGACGCAAGCAGCCCTGACTGCCGCAGGCGTGGACATAACGAACCTCGAACTGGTCGTTATCAGCGACCCGACTGATGTAACCCAGTTTGCGCCCGCTGTGGCCGGTTGCAAGGGCATCTTGCATCTGGCGAGCGCGTTCAGCTACGATGCCACGCCCGAAGAATTTgaggagaagcttcttaTCCCCGCCCTCAAGGGAACAGTTACCGTATGCGAAGCTGCCTCACAGTATCCCGAAGTCAAAAAGGTGGTGATCATGTCGAGCTTTGCGGCGGTTTATGATGCCTCGTTGGGGCCGCAGCCCGGAAGGGTGTATACGGAGAAGGATTGGTGTCCGTTAACCTatgaagagggaaagaatgcGAGCCTCGTT CCAATTGCATACCGAGCGTCTAAAGTGATAGCTGAGAAAGCAGCGTGGGATTACGTTCGTGACCACGAAGTCAGCTATCAGCTGGTCACATTGTGCCCAGGAATGGTCTTTGGCAAGATGATTCATCCGATCGAGTCGTTATCGCAATTGAATGCCAGCAACCAGATTGTTTGGGATGTGTTGAAGGGCAATGGAATCCCACCTACAAAGGCACCCG TATGGATTGACGTTGAAGACCTTGCCCGGACTAGTCTGCAGGCACTAACTGTGGATCTACCGTCTCACCAGCGCTTCCTGGTGACGGAGGGATCGTACGACACACAGGAGATAGCCGATATAGTCCGAAAGGAGCTTCCGGAGAGCCAGGATAGGATCGCAGAGGGAGAGCCCGGGAAACGAATAAAGGATACGCATTACTCGTGCGATTCAGGAAAGGTGCAACTGATGTTGGATGTGAGGTTTAAGCCGTTGAAAGAGAGCTTGGTAGCGTTGGCGAGACAGCTGTATGCGTTGGAGCAGGCCTCTTAG